Proteins found in one Vagococcus carniphilus genomic segment:
- a CDS encoding phosphocarrier protein HPr, with amino-acid sequence MEKKEFHVVADTGIHARPATLLVQTASKFSSDINLEYKGKSVNLKSIMGVMSLGVGQGADVIISAEGADEAEAIAAIEETMKKEGLSE; translated from the coding sequence ATGGAAAAAAAAGAATTTCACGTAGTAGCAGACACAGGTATTCACGCTCGTCCAGCAACATTACTAGTACAAACTGCTAGCAAATTCAGTTCAGATATCAATTTAGAATACAAAGGCAAATCAGTTAACTTGAAATCAATCATGGGCGTTATGTCTTTAGGTGTTGGCCAAGGTGCTGACGTTATTATTTCAGCTGAAGGTGCTGACGAAGCAGAAGCAATTGCTGCAATCGAAGAAACAATGAAAAAAGAAGGTTTATCAGAATAA
- the ptsP gene encoding phosphoenolpyruvate--protein phosphotransferase, producing the protein MTKQLKGIAVSDGIAVAKAYLLVEPDLSFEKISTDNVDQEVARLSDALEKSTAELQTIRNKAVKSLGEEEAQVFDAHLMVLADPELVGAVEGNIKDNQVNAESALKDVTDMFVGMFESMEDNPYMQERAADIKDVMKRVMSHLVGVKLPDLSMIDEEVIIIAEDLTPSDTAQLDRNFVRAFVTNIGGRTSHSAIMARSLEIPAVVGTKEITEMVVEGDMIAVDGSEGDVIVNPTSEQVADFESKRQAFEDLKAEWDKLKNAKTVTADGKHFELAGNIGTPKDLEGVNGHGGEAVGLYRTEFLYMDSPDFPNEDDQFEAYKAVLEGMDGKPVVVRTMDIGGDKELPYLKLPEEMNPFLGYRAIRICLAEDDMFRTQLRALLRASTYGNLRIMFPMIATLQEFRDAKAMLLEEKAKLVAEGVEVSDDIQVGIMIEIPAAAVIADRFAKEVDFFSIGTNDLIQYTMAADRMNERVSYLYQPYNPAILRLIKNVIDSAHAEGKWAGMCGEMAGDQTAVPLLVGLGLDEFSMSATSILRTRSLMKRLDSTKMAELANKAITECDTAAEVVALVEEYTAE; encoded by the coding sequence ATGACTAAACAATTAAAAGGTATTGCCGTTAGTGATGGTATTGCGGTTGCAAAAGCTTATCTTTTAGTTGAGCCTGACTTATCATTTGAAAAAATATCAACTGATAACGTCGATCAAGAAGTTGCTCGTCTTTCTGATGCACTTGAAAAATCAACTGCAGAATTACAAACTATCCGTAATAAAGCAGTTAAAAGCTTAGGTGAAGAAGAAGCACAAGTATTTGATGCTCATTTAATGGTTTTAGCAGATCCAGAGCTAGTTGGAGCTGTTGAAGGTAATATAAAAGATAATCAAGTCAACGCAGAATCAGCTTTGAAAGACGTAACAGATATGTTTGTTGGCATGTTTGAAAGCATGGAAGACAATCCTTACATGCAAGAACGTGCAGCAGATATTAAAGATGTAATGAAACGCGTAATGAGTCATTTAGTAGGAGTTAAATTACCCGATTTATCAATGATTGATGAAGAAGTTATCATCATTGCTGAAGATTTAACACCTAGTGATACAGCACAGTTAGATCGTAATTTTGTCCGTGCCTTTGTAACAAACATTGGTGGACGTACATCTCACTCTGCTATCATGGCGCGTTCACTAGAAATTCCAGCAGTTGTTGGAACAAAAGAAATCACTGAAATGGTTGTTGAAGGCGACATGATCGCTGTTGACGGTAGTGAAGGTGACGTTATCGTTAACCCAACTTCTGAACAGGTAGCTGACTTTGAAAGTAAGAGACAAGCTTTCGAAGATTTAAAAGCTGAATGGGATAAATTAAAAAATGCTAAAACAGTAACTGCTGATGGTAAACATTTTGAGTTAGCTGGAAATATTGGAACACCTAAAGATTTAGAAGGTGTTAATGGTCATGGTGGAGAAGCTGTTGGTTTATACCGTACAGAATTCTTATACATGGATTCACCAGATTTCCCTAATGAAGATGATCAATTTGAAGCATACAAAGCTGTTTTAGAAGGTATGGATGGCAAACCAGTTGTGGTTCGTACAATGGATATCGGTGGAGATAAAGAGTTACCATACTTGAAACTCCCTGAAGAAATGAACCCATTCTTAGGTTACCGCGCAATCCGTATCTGTTTAGCAGAAGACGACATGTTCCGTACACAGTTACGTGCACTTTTACGTGCCTCAACTTACGGTAACTTACGCATTATGTTCCCAATGATTGCTACATTACAAGAATTCCGTGATGCTAAAGCAATGTTATTAGAAGAAAAAGCTAAATTAGTAGCTGAAGGTGTTGAAGTTTCAGATGATATCCAAGTTGGTATCATGATTGAAATTCCAGCTGCAGCAGTTATTGCTGACAGATTTGCTAAAGAAGTTGACTTCTTCAGTATCGGAACAAATGACTTAATTCAATACACAATGGCAGCAGACCGTATGAACGAACGCGTTTCTTATCTGTACCAACCATATAATCCCGCAATCTTACGTTTAATTAAAAACGTTATTGATTCAGCGCATGCTGAAGGTAAATGGGCTGGTATGTGTGGAGAGATGGCTGGCGATCAAACAGCTGTTCCATTATTAGTTGGTTTAGGTTTAGACGAATTTTCAATGAGTGCAACAAGTATTTTACGTACTAGAAGCTTAATGAAACGTTTAGACTCAACTAAAATGGCAGAATTAGCTAATAAAGCAATTACTGAATGCGATACAGCAGCAGAAGTTGTGGCTTTAGTTGAAGAATATACTGCTGAGTAA